In Mustela lutreola isolate mMusLut2 chromosome 1, mMusLut2.pri, whole genome shotgun sequence, one genomic interval encodes:
- the LOC131822571 gene encoding olfactory receptor 4C11-like, with product MQHNNSVTEFILLGLTPNPMRQKMVFVIFFIFYVGTMVGNLLIIVTIKYSPTLGSPMYFFLFYLSLTDFCFSTSIAPRLLVDSLSAKKIITYNECMTQVFSLHLFGCMEIFVLIFMAADRYVAICKPLHYPTIMRRQVCTILIILAWIGSFIHSVAQIILALRLPFCGPNLIDHYCCDLQPLLKLACMDTYRINLLLVSNSGALCSSSFVILIISYIVILHSLRNHSAEGRKKALSTCTSHIIVVILSFGPCIFIYTRPPTTFPMDKMVTVFYTIGTPFLNPLIYTLRNAEVKNAMRKLWHIKITSESKR from the coding sequence ATGCAACACAACAACAGCGTAACTGAGTTCATACTGTTAGGATTGACCCCAAATCCCATGAGACAGAAAATGGTATTTGtaatcttcttcattttttatgtgGGAACCATGGTAGGGAATTTGCTTATTATTGTGACCATCAAGTACAGCCCTACACTTGGGAgccccatgtactttttcctattttatttgtcCCTTACAGATTTCTGCTTCTCAACATCCATAGCCCCCAGACTACTTGTGGATTCACTCTCTGCAAAAAAAATCATAACGTACAATGAGTGCATGACTCAAGTCTTTTCCTTACATTTATTTGGCTGTATGGAGATCTTTGTGCTCATCTTCATGGCTGCTGATCGTTacgtggccatctgcaagcccttACATTACCCAACCATCATGAGACGACAGGTCTGCACCATCCTTATTATTCTTGCATGGATagggtcttttatccattctgtagCCCAGATTATCCTGGCCTTGAGACTGCCTTTCTGTGGACCCAATTTGATTGATCATTACTGCTGTGATTTGCAGCCCTTGCTGAAACTTGCTTGCATGGACACCTATAGGATCAACCTACTGTTGGTGTCTAACAGTGGGGCGCTTTGCTCAAGCAGTTTTGTGATTCTGATAATCTCATATATTGTCATCTTGCATTCCTTGAGAAATCACAgtgcagaagggaggaaaaaagctcTCTCAACTTGCACTTCTCACATCATAGTAGTAATCTTATCCTTTGGtccatgtatattcatatatacacgCCCCCCAACCACTTTCCCCATGGACAAGATGGTGACTGTATTTTATACTATTGGGACCCCTTTTCTCAATCCACTCATCTACACCCTGAGGAATGCAGAAGTGAAAAATGCCATGAGAAAGCTCTGGCATATCAAAATTACCTCAGAAAGCAAAAGATGA